One region of Tumebacillus amylolyticus genomic DNA includes:
- a CDS encoding GerAB/ArcD/ProY family transporter, whose product MTQSSSSGSKPDEHKLRSLGFTEIIFLVQATQVGIGLFNLPRIVVEEAGHSGWISILMTGALVQLALWFIVLLTRRFPEHDLYGILNLVYGKWIGRFLGAIFALYCVAVASLVGRAYIEVVQQWMFPTTSTNMFYLLLLLPCFYAATAGARILGRFGIFVFFATIWMVFLLIAPAREITVDYYFPIYDSTLWELIRASWKVSASAIGFEVLMVYHTFAKDKKTILKASSYGIWITTFIYLVVTVISIGFYSPAQIAKILSPTLQMYQIVELPMIERIEHIGISTWLFLVVNTCSTYLWAAGRYVYSFGKWDEPKSVLVFLPLTFVIGIWGKDVYFLTKFETLVSTIGGIVAGVLPLLVLLSAILFRKRGSTAPPPSDDEEEEPEEVNAS is encoded by the coding sequence ATGACCCAATCCTCGTCGAGCGGCTCCAAACCGGACGAGCACAAATTGCGCTCGCTTGGCTTCACAGAGATCATATTTCTCGTCCAGGCCACCCAAGTGGGCATCGGCTTGTTCAACCTGCCGCGAATCGTCGTCGAAGAAGCCGGCCACTCGGGTTGGATCTCGATCCTGATGACAGGGGCGCTTGTCCAATTGGCACTTTGGTTTATCGTCTTGCTGACCCGCCGCTTCCCTGAACACGACTTGTACGGCATCTTGAACCTGGTCTATGGAAAATGGATCGGACGCTTTTTGGGAGCCATCTTTGCACTCTATTGCGTCGCGGTCGCTTCACTGGTCGGACGTGCTTATATCGAAGTCGTTCAACAGTGGATGTTCCCGACGACCTCCACGAACATGTTTTACCTCCTCTTGCTCTTGCCCTGCTTCTACGCGGCCACAGCCGGAGCCCGCATCTTGGGGCGATTTGGAATCTTTGTCTTCTTCGCCACCATCTGGATGGTCTTTCTGTTGATCGCCCCTGCGCGGGAGATCACAGTCGACTATTACTTCCCGATCTATGATTCGACCCTCTGGGAGCTCATTCGAGCCTCCTGGAAAGTGTCCGCCTCTGCCATCGGCTTTGAAGTTTTGATGGTCTACCATACGTTCGCCAAAGACAAAAAAACAATTCTGAAAGCGTCCTCCTACGGCATCTGGATTACCACGTTCATTTACCTGGTCGTGACAGTGATCTCAATCGGCTTTTACAGCCCGGCACAAATCGCCAAGATTCTCTCGCCCACCTTGCAAATGTACCAGATCGTCGAATTGCCGATGATCGAGCGCATCGAACACATCGGCATCTCCACCTGGCTGTTTCTGGTCGTCAACACCTGCTCCACGTACTTATGGGCGGCCGGCCGGTACGTCTATTCATTCGGCAAATGGGACGAGCCCAAATCGGTGTTGGTCTTTCTTCCCCTCACCTTCGTGATTGGCATCTGGGGCAAAGACGTGTACTTCCTGACCAAATTCGAAACGCTCGTCAGCACCATCGGCGGCATCGTTGCGGGCGTCTTGCCGTTGCTCGTCCTGTTGTCAGCCATCCTTTTTCGAAAACGCGGTTCCACCGCCCCCCCGCCTTCAGACGATGAAGAAGAAGAACCAGAGGAGGTGAACGCCTCATGA